Proteins encoded within one genomic window of Prosthecobacter fusiformis:
- a CDS encoding SUMF1/EgtB/PvdO family nonheme iron enzyme, translating into MTNSIGMQFVSIDSGTFVMGQDGPETDHQMMKHPEKFDDADADEKPAHRVTISQPFQMSVMEVTLGQYRQFKPDHLKHGTDSDAVTQVSWKDAVSFCEWLSAKEQQPYRLPTEAEWEYACRSGSSTLFHTGDSLPPGFQKWSSDIGFRDRYFKGAVLPTEYRTEVSRLDMLRGGQTPANAWGLKDMHGNVSEWCADWYGPYQTGSQTDALGPNDGDFRVFRGGHHSIFTRVLRSANRSAWLPESSSDRIGFRVVLGLPPKGANTPPAPTPLNGQNVSQSLAKIPTVSEDAPLFEGPRPFVKIARNSYGPLFFRHNHSPSITECPNGDLLAVWYSCANEDGAELSNVASRLRRGTSDWEPASVFWDGPDVNDHAPKVWWDGEKTLFNFVRGLRENLVRTSTDNGATWSKARLIQPPGEFGNQVIRLHDGTLVLGHDSRQVSLVTSTDAGESWTFNDVKQRVSDFQPGGQGFRYPGIHAPMIQLKDGGIMAMSRLDPPEDQEKFQFKTPVSFTADLGKTWAYEASVFPAISSVQRAAMIRLQDGSILFCSFTDQWRDWKNRRGMTFKNSSGEFTGFGLFVALSYDEGKTWPIRRLVTPGGKKIQVNTIDQVEFTMSDTYAEPCGYLAVTQTRDGAIQLITSKNHYWFNTAWIKALPSHSN; encoded by the coding sequence ATGACCAATTCCATCGGCATGCAGTTTGTGAGCATAGATTCGGGAACATTCGTGATGGGACAAGACGGGCCAGAAACCGACCATCAGATGATGAAGCACCCAGAAAAATTCGACGATGCGGACGCCGATGAAAAACCAGCTCATCGGGTCACCATCAGCCAGCCTTTTCAGATGAGCGTGATGGAAGTCACCCTGGGACAATACCGGCAGTTCAAACCCGACCACCTCAAACATGGAACCGACTCCGATGCCGTGACACAGGTCTCTTGGAAAGATGCCGTCAGCTTTTGTGAATGGCTTTCCGCCAAAGAGCAGCAGCCTTATCGCCTGCCGACAGAGGCGGAGTGGGAATACGCCTGCCGATCTGGCAGTTCCACCCTATTCCACACAGGAGATTCCTTGCCTCCAGGGTTTCAAAAGTGGTCTTCGGATATCGGGTTTCGTGACCGGTATTTTAAGGGGGCTGTGTTACCAACCGAATACCGCACAGAGGTCTCTCGGCTGGACATGTTGCGTGGCGGTCAGACCCCTGCCAATGCCTGGGGGTTAAAGGACATGCATGGCAATGTCTCTGAATGGTGTGCTGATTGGTATGGCCCTTATCAGACGGGTTCACAAACAGATGCCCTGGGACCCAACGATGGTGATTTTCGCGTATTCCGCGGTGGGCATCATTCCATTTTCACTCGTGTGTTACGCTCTGCCAACCGTTCAGCCTGGCTACCGGAATCCAGCAGCGACAGAATCGGTTTCAGAGTCGTGCTGGGGCTTCCGCCCAAAGGTGCAAACACACCACCTGCGCCAACTCCTCTGAATGGTCAAAACGTGTCTCAAAGCCTAGCCAAGATCCCGACCGTTTCAGAGGACGCTCCACTTTTCGAAGGCCCCAGACCCTTCGTGAAAATCGCCCGCAACTCCTACGGCCCTTTGTTCTTCAGGCACAATCACAGCCCGTCCATCACCGAGTGTCCGAACGGGGATCTCCTGGCTGTCTGGTACTCCTGTGCCAACGAAGACGGTGCCGAGCTCAGCAACGTCGCCAGCCGTCTCCGTCGGGGCACTTCAGACTGGGAACCAGCTTCGGTCTTCTGGGATGGCCCTGACGTCAATGACCACGCCCCCAAAGTCTGGTGGGACGGAGAAAAGACTCTGTTCAACTTCGTTCGAGGTCTGCGCGAAAATCTGGTGCGCACCTCCACTGACAATGGCGCGACGTGGTCCAAAGCCCGCTTGATACAGCCACCCGGGGAGTTTGGCAATCAGGTCATTCGTCTCCACGATGGCACCCTGGTGCTGGGACACGACTCCCGGCAGGTCAGTCTGGTGACGAGCACGGATGCTGGTGAAAGCTGGACCTTCAACGATGTGAAGCAACGTGTGAGTGACTTCCAGCCTGGTGGGCAAGGATTCCGTTATCCAGGCATTCATGCGCCCATGATCCAGCTCAAGGATGGCGGCATCATGGCCATGAGCCGATTGGATCCGCCTGAGGACCAAGAAAAGTTTCAGTTTAAAACACCCGTCAGTTTCACGGCGGATCTTGGCAAAACATGGGCCTATGAAGCCTCTGTTTTTCCTGCCATCAGCAGCGTACAACGCGCTGCCATGATCCGTCTGCAGGACGGTTCCATCCTATTCTGCAGTTTTACCGACCAATGGCGTGATTGGAAGAACCGCCGCGGCATGACCTTCAAGAACTCAAGCGGTGAATTCACTGGTTTCGGTCTCTTCGTCGCCCTGTCTTACGATGAAGGCAAGACATGGCCCATCCGCAGGCTGGTCACTCCCGGCGGTAAGAAAATCCAAGTAAACACGATAGATCAGGTCGAATTTACCATGAGCGATACTTACGCTGAACCCTGCGGCTATCTGGCCGTAACCCAAACCCGTGACGGTGCCATCCAGCTCATCACCAGCAAGAATCATTACTGGTTTAACACCGCCTGGATTAAAGCCCTTCCCTCTCATTCTAACTGA
- a CDS encoding nuclear transport factor 2 family protein, whose amino-acid sequence MKTSFLLFLTAFISLALHAAEDVHLTAVMAADDARVAAMKSADESQLKKVFSGDLRYAHSNGVVDSKDSLITILKEGRTKYVGYDHVERNFTFPAPGIALMAGRTRIQAETATGKMDSVLSYLAVWRQEDGQWRFLAWQSCKLPPAAP is encoded by the coding sequence ATGAAAACATCCTTCTTGTTATTCCTCACTGCATTCATATCCCTCGCACTACACGCCGCAGAGGATGTCCATTTGACCGCCGTCATGGCTGCCGATGACGCCCGCGTTGCGGCCATGAAATCGGCAGATGAAAGCCAGTTGAAAAAGGTGTTTTCTGGCGACCTCCGCTATGCTCACTCCAATGGTGTGGTGGATAGCAAAGACAGCCTGATCACAATCCTCAAAGAAGGCCGGACCAAATATGTGGGCTATGATCATGTGGAGCGGAACTTCACCTTCCCCGCCCCTGGCATCGCCCTCATGGCCGGGCGCACGCGCATCCAGGCGGAGACTGCGACTGGCAAGATGGACAGCGTGCTCAGCTATCTGGCCGTCTGGAGGCAGGAGGATGGACAATGGCGTTTTCTGGCTTGGCAGTCCTGCAAGCTACCACCGGCTGCCCCGTAA
- a CDS encoding GNAT family N-acetyltransferase: MAHPVTLSVLLPEDDEATARLIHGSLVQWYQSRLGQGARFGDSHVPFLQFPQVYEALDPGEGLAARDSQTHDLLGVCFTHERETHVAVGIVATSPEAAGRGVARQMMNAVLEKARQLGKPVRLVSSALNLDSFSLYTKLGFVPGTLFQDMMVNVSSTGMTVPAPAGAERVREARPDEAAKLADFEHSLQGIRREKDFAFFMRNETGSWKVLLAENDSGEMTGFITLGLSFGMLGPGVAADEASAAALLWKGLDHMRGSSPVFLVPCAAAGLVKTLYSWGARNLELHVAQSTSPGPAPRGIAFPTFLPESA; the protein is encoded by the coding sequence ATGGCCCATCCTGTCACTCTATCCGTCCTGCTGCCAGAAGATGACGAAGCAACAGCACGTCTGATTCATGGTTCACTCGTCCAATGGTACCAAAGCCGACTGGGGCAGGGGGCAAGGTTTGGAGACAGCCACGTGCCATTCCTCCAGTTTCCACAGGTCTATGAAGCGCTGGACCCGGGGGAGGGGCTGGCGGCACGCGATTCGCAAACCCATGATTTGTTAGGCGTGTGTTTCACTCATGAGCGTGAGACGCATGTGGCCGTCGGTATTGTGGCCACATCACCGGAGGCGGCAGGTCGTGGAGTCGCGCGCCAGATGATGAATGCCGTATTAGAAAAAGCACGCCAGCTAGGCAAGCCTGTGAGGCTAGTTTCCAGCGCGCTGAATCTGGACTCCTTTTCTCTTTATACAAAGCTGGGTTTTGTGCCGGGCACGCTGTTTCAGGACATGATGGTGAATGTTTCATCCACCGGTATGACGGTTCCTGCTCCGGCCGGGGCGGAACGTGTGAGGGAAGCGAGACCTGATGAGGCGGCCAAGCTGGCGGACTTTGAGCACAGTTTGCAGGGTATCCGTCGTGAAAAAGACTTCGCCTTTTTTATGCGGAATGAGACGGGCTCGTGGAAGGTGCTGCTGGCGGAAAACGACAGTGGCGAGATGACGGGCTTTATCACACTGGGTCTCTCCTTTGGCATGCTAGGCCCCGGCGTGGCTGCCGATGAAGCCAGTGCTGCGGCACTTCTCTGGAAAGGCCTGGATCATATGCGTGGGAGCAGCCCTGTGTTTTTAGTTCCCTGTGCGGCCGCAGGGCTAGTGAAGACCCTCTATAGCTGGGGTGCGCGCAACCTGGAGCTGCACGTGGCACAAAGTACGTCTCCTGGCCCTGCGCCACGGGGCATTGCTTTTCCGACTTTTTTACCGGAATCTGCGTGA
- a CDS encoding Gfo/Idh/MocA family protein, translated as MNEPAPTSNRRHFLKTAAATVATFNIVPRHVLGGPGFVAPSEKVNVALIGGGGQGHSNLKNLFQLEDVQVIAVADPAEAYDHSKSYAYYKEMGGRMPTKAMIEKNYAEKTPNFRCAAYEDFRVMLEKEKDIDAVLCATPDHTHAFISVHSMRAGKHVYCEKPLTHNIWEARQVSKVAKETGVATQMGSQGHSSVGTRETIEYIQGGAIGTVKEVHVWVPATRYNFDLKGYPTDKPAAPAGLNWDLWLGPRDKHHYHPAYHPFSWRDFWCFGSSGLGDFGTHDMNSAVRALELWSPTLVEGYGIGFSNEEIAPYGSLVHFHFPANEKREAIKLTWYSGGAKPAQHEALGAFTLPRRGALYIGDKGVIQHDGSGGAPRLFPAERRVEYGKAEPRLKRSNGHHRDWIDACKGGAPASCPFDYGAQLTETVLLGVLSQRLGKPIKWDVENMKATGLAEADAFIKEDVRSGWEIV; from the coding sequence ATGAACGAACCTGCCCCGACCAGCAACCGCCGCCATTTTTTGAAAACTGCTGCTGCCACAGTGGCTACTTTTAACATTGTGCCCCGCCATGTGCTCGGGGGGCCGGGTTTTGTGGCACCGAGTGAGAAGGTGAATGTGGCCCTCATTGGCGGAGGTGGGCAGGGCCACTCGAACCTGAAGAACCTTTTTCAACTGGAGGACGTACAGGTCATTGCGGTGGCGGATCCGGCGGAGGCTTATGATCACTCGAAGTCTTATGCCTATTACAAGGAGATGGGCGGGCGGATGCCAACGAAGGCCATGATCGAAAAGAATTATGCGGAGAAGACACCGAACTTCCGTTGTGCGGCCTATGAGGACTTCCGGGTCATGTTGGAGAAGGAAAAGGACATTGATGCGGTGCTCTGTGCCACGCCGGATCATACCCATGCCTTCATCTCCGTGCACTCAATGCGGGCGGGCAAACATGTGTATTGTGAAAAGCCGCTGACCCATAACATCTGGGAGGCGCGGCAAGTGTCCAAGGTCGCTAAAGAAACAGGAGTGGCCACGCAGATGGGAAGCCAGGGGCATTCATCAGTGGGTACGCGTGAGACCATCGAATACATCCAAGGAGGAGCTATCGGCACGGTGAAAGAGGTACATGTGTGGGTGCCTGCCACGCGCTATAATTTTGATCTCAAAGGCTATCCCACTGACAAGCCTGCGGCACCAGCCGGACTGAATTGGGATCTCTGGCTGGGGCCTCGGGACAAGCATCATTACCACCCTGCGTATCATCCTTTCTCCTGGCGTGATTTCTGGTGCTTTGGGAGCTCGGGGTTGGGGGATTTTGGGACGCATGACATGAACAGTGCCGTGCGTGCGCTGGAGCTTTGGTCGCCCACACTGGTGGAGGGATATGGCATTGGTTTTTCAAATGAAGAAATCGCGCCGTATGGTTCCCTGGTGCATTTCCACTTTCCTGCGAATGAGAAACGGGAGGCTATCAAGCTGACCTGGTATAGTGGTGGTGCCAAGCCTGCTCAACACGAAGCCTTGGGAGCCTTTACACTGCCAAGACGGGGTGCTCTTTACATTGGTGACAAGGGCGTGATCCAGCATGATGGCAGCGGGGGTGCGCCGCGTCTGTTCCCAGCTGAAAGGAGAGTCGAATACGGCAAGGCTGAGCCACGCCTGAAACGGTCCAATGGGCATCATCGTGACTGGATTGACGCCTGCAAGGGCGGTGCGCCAGCTTCTTGTCCATTTGATTACGGTGCGCAGCTTACCGAAACGGTGCTGCTGGGCGTGCTCTCCCAGCGGCTGGGTAAACCCATCAAATGGGATGTTGAGAACATGAAGGCGACAGGTCTGGCCGAAGCGGATGCCTTCATTAAAGAAGACGTTCGATCTGGATGGGAAATCGTGTAA
- a CDS encoding sialidase family protein: protein MRLLFPILLFLVLGQLQAQIRPLAQDYVALWESPNPRHIYGYTPGICRLDSGRLVATHEISSAGKPVGPDAQAVHEARILTSDDGGKTWIHRANFDMSFARPFVAGKSLYILGRSKKVGIIRSDDDGITWSDRVFLNDKGIWHQSACNVHFAKGNIYLVMEKHAPLRGIQSWQIGDLAPVLMRAKADSDLTDRKNWTFASELVFEDIWDADQSNYFGIPFHPVDRKKATFLVPPKGRSIAPLGWLETNVVEFTDPDHIWHDPHGKTFHLWMRAHTGLTNYAAIAQVKENDDGSMTTTLVKSPAGKTMLYVPCPGGQMRFHILWDEKTKLYWMLGSQSTDSMIRPDRMSPDRWGTPDNERHRLVLHFSKNMMDWCFAGLVCTGATPKESRHYASMCMDGEDLCILSRSGDEKAYSAHNGNVISFHRVKKFRSLVY, encoded by the coding sequence ATGCGTCTTTTATTTCCCATCCTGCTATTCCTCGTCCTGGGGCAGCTCCAGGCTCAAATCCGCCCGCTCGCTCAGGATTATGTGGCGCTCTGGGAATCTCCAAATCCTCGCCACATCTATGGTTATACTCCCGGCATCTGTCGCCTGGACTCAGGCAGGCTGGTAGCCACGCATGAAATCTCCTCCGCTGGCAAACCCGTGGGGCCGGATGCACAGGCGGTCCATGAAGCCCGCATCCTCACCAGCGATGACGGCGGTAAAACCTGGATCCACCGGGCGAACTTCGACATGAGCTTCGCCCGGCCTTTTGTCGCCGGAAAATCTCTCTACATCCTGGGCCGAAGCAAAAAAGTGGGCATCATCCGTTCCGACGATGACGGCATCACGTGGAGTGATCGCGTTTTCCTCAATGATAAGGGCATCTGGCACCAGTCCGCCTGCAATGTCCATTTCGCCAAAGGGAACATCTATCTCGTCATGGAAAAACATGCCCCTCTTCGGGGCATCCAGTCCTGGCAGATCGGCGATTTAGCCCCGGTGCTCATGCGGGCCAAAGCCGACTCAGACCTCACCGACCGGAAGAACTGGACCTTTGCCAGCGAACTCGTTTTTGAAGACATCTGGGATGCGGATCAAAGCAACTATTTCGGCATCCCCTTTCATCCCGTAGATCGCAAGAAGGCCACCTTCCTTGTCCCACCGAAAGGCCGTAGCATTGCCCCCCTCGGCTGGCTGGAGACCAATGTGGTCGAGTTCACTGATCCCGACCACATCTGGCATGATCCTCACGGAAAAACCTTTCATCTTTGGATGCGTGCCCACACCGGTTTAACCAATTATGCCGCCATTGCCCAGGTGAAAGAAAACGATGACGGCAGCATGACGACCACCCTGGTGAAGTCTCCTGCGGGCAAGACCATGCTCTATGTGCCCTGCCCTGGCGGGCAGATGCGTTTCCACATCCTGTGGGATGAAAAGACCAAACTTTACTGGATGCTCGGCTCCCAATCGACAGACTCCATGATCCGCCCAGACCGCATGTCTCCAGACCGCTGGGGCACCCCGGATAACGAGCGCCACCGCCTTGTACTTCATTTCTCCAAGAACATGATGGACTGGTGCTTCGCTGGCCTCGTCTGTACCGGTGCCACCCCCAAAGAATCCCGCCACTACGCCAGCATGTGCATGGATGGGGAAGACCTCTGCATCCTCAGCCGTAGCGGCGATGAAAAAGCGTACTCCGCCCACAATGGTAACGTCATCTCCTTCCACCGGGTGAAGAAGTTTCGCAGTCTTGTGTATTGA
- a CDS encoding FG-GAP repeat domain-containing protein: MMLRTVLALILCAATCHSQPSLPPGTRPLASAAKNGRGPLALDNLHHHLLGSSFVYNSKGADLFLAGSGGVQVMYLCRWVDTAENGAPVFAPPVPVKCPFIRGIVFQSADGLTHGLWIDKEEMIHTVFDREGLEFKETERLKLPKELKSPASIAMLPNADSSYDVAFEMSHEAKVYTGRNSTEEWRPFNSSGIANGELRYKYLFGAHLPSLLKGPLKDLKQITQTRQEVFFAMHRMTLVNLGQGHERDIITGSRQGILVHYHNQAETGFKLEKKRLCADPDGTALRHPSISTSVCAYPNAAGLSDLIAGGEGAIYYYRFTGKFTPDGAPVYADPVPALQEKADLYTGTLPSPTTVDWNGDDVLDIIVGNSEGFVLFFENIGSNEEPRFLPSTRIQAGGGDIQVQAGYSGSLQGIQEARWGYLSPNVVDWNQDGLPDIITGDITGDYLVYMNRGSKKQPQLEAAHPIYCDGIDIRGMWRARPAVGKIGARMALALVDGQDHFHLYWRIDDHNVEDGGKLLLTDGKPIGASGGIGGRSGRCKLDFFDWNEDGKLDFVIGTSRVNSIPDQKTGLPMPVIGEKTLGTPLLMLNTGTVDKPRFARPMPFRDENDAIVQPGGSHETGAVGTMLGKDGPNLLICNEVGRLFLLPGKKLITR, translated from the coding sequence ATGATGCTCCGTACTGTTCTTGCCCTCATCCTTTGTGCTGCGACATGCCATTCTCAGCCTTCCCTGCCTCCGGGCACCCGCCCTCTTGCCTCTGCGGCGAAGAATGGTCGCGGTCCGTTGGCATTGGATAATTTGCATCATCATTTGTTAGGTTCATCCTTTGTTTATAACAGCAAAGGTGCAGACCTGTTCCTCGCAGGCAGCGGCGGTGTACAGGTGATGTATCTATGCCGCTGGGTGGATACCGCAGAAAATGGCGCTCCAGTCTTTGCACCACCTGTACCTGTAAAGTGCCCCTTTATCCGGGGCATCGTTTTTCAGAGCGCCGATGGTTTGACCCACGGCCTGTGGATTGACAAGGAGGAGATGATTCACACGGTGTTTGACCGGGAAGGCCTGGAGTTCAAAGAGACTGAACGTCTGAAGCTACCAAAGGAGCTGAAAAGCCCGGCCAGCATCGCCATGCTGCCCAATGCGGACAGCAGTTACGACGTGGCTTTTGAAATGTCGCATGAGGCCAAAGTTTATACGGGCAGGAACAGTACGGAAGAGTGGCGGCCATTCAATTCCTCCGGCATCGCCAATGGTGAATTACGCTACAAGTATCTCTTTGGTGCTCATCTGCCCTCCCTGCTCAAAGGACCGCTAAAAGACCTGAAACAGATCACCCAGACACGGCAGGAAGTCTTTTTTGCCATGCACCGGATGACACTGGTGAACCTGGGCCAGGGCCATGAAAGGGACATCATCACCGGCTCACGCCAGGGCATCCTGGTTCATTACCACAACCAGGCTGAAACAGGCTTCAAACTGGAAAAGAAACGCCTTTGCGCCGATCCGGACGGCACTGCGCTACGTCATCCCAGCATCAGCACCAGTGTCTGTGCTTATCCAAATGCCGCAGGCCTTTCAGACCTCATAGCTGGCGGCGAAGGTGCCATTTATTATTATCGCTTCACAGGAAAATTCACCCCTGACGGCGCTCCAGTCTATGCCGATCCTGTTCCTGCTCTCCAGGAAAAAGCTGACCTCTACACTGGCACCCTGCCCAGCCCGACAACGGTGGACTGGAATGGTGATGACGTGCTCGATATCATCGTGGGTAATTCAGAAGGTTTTGTCCTCTTCTTTGAAAACATCGGCAGCAATGAGGAGCCACGCTTTCTTCCATCCACTCGCATCCAAGCGGGCGGGGGCGATATCCAAGTGCAGGCAGGCTACTCCGGCAGTCTTCAAGGCATCCAGGAAGCCCGCTGGGGCTACCTCTCTCCCAATGTGGTGGACTGGAATCAGGACGGCCTGCCAGATATCATCACCGGAGACATCACCGGGGATTACCTCGTCTATATGAATCGCGGCAGTAAAAAACAGCCGCAGTTGGAAGCAGCCCATCCGATTTACTGCGATGGCATCGACATACGCGGCATGTGGCGCGCACGGCCCGCAGTCGGGAAGATCGGGGCGCGCATGGCCTTGGCGCTGGTCGATGGTCAAGACCATTTCCACCTCTATTGGCGGATCGATGACCACAACGTCGAAGATGGCGGCAAGCTCCTGCTCACGGACGGCAAACCCATCGGTGCCAGCGGTGGAATCGGTGGGCGCAGTGGACGCTGCAAGCTCGACTTCTTCGACTGGAATGAGGACGGAAAACTGGATTTTGTCATCGGCACCTCCCGAGTAAATTCCATCCCTGACCAAAAAACCGGCCTGCCCATGCCTGTTATTGGCGAGAAAACCCTGGGCACACCTTTGCTCATGTTAAACACCGGCACGGTAGACAAGCCCCGCTTTGCCCGGCCCATGCCCTTCCGGGATGAAAACGACGCCATCGTTCAGCCGGGTGGATCCCATGAAACGGGTGCTGTTGGCACCATGCTCGGCAAGGACGGGCCTAACCTGCTAATCTGCAACGAAGTTGGCCGTTTGTTTTTGCTGCCAGGAAAAAAACTGATCACCCGCTAG
- a CDS encoding sulfatase, with product MKRLFIATLLLLSIGAFGAEKMNVLFIAADDLRNDLGCYGNTVVKTPNLDRLAKRGLVFNRAYCQQAVCNPSRASLLTGRRLDNLRIWDLPTHFRDIAPDAVTLPQHFKNNGYFTQNIGKMFHNWIHEIPGDPQSWSVPAVMHFASHGTDEARVEGALPPSIAQDPKCECRDVPDEAYFDGRVASLAVKALGELKQKEEPFFLAVGFWKPHSPFNAPKKYWDLYQREDVPMPKNPEWPVDAPRIAWHNGREIRSDKQRELTPEAIQEIRHGYLANISYMDTQIGRVLDELDRQHLTDSTLIVFWSDHGYHLGEHTLWAKTSNFELDTRVPLIIAQPHGKTAGQTTQSLAELMDLYPTLSELCHLPPPASVDGVSLAAILVDSSATVRSAALSQHPRPAYYKGAPEAMGYTIRSTTHRYTEWRDWKTGRTIATELYDHQTDPDETRNISLDQDEETVVKLHASLLQDMKPLVQPGWKPVLE from the coding sequence ATGAAAAGACTGTTTATCGCCACCCTGCTCTTGCTCAGCATTGGGGCCTTCGGGGCCGAAAAAATGAACGTTCTTTTCATCGCTGCCGATGATCTCCGCAATGACCTCGGCTGTTATGGCAACACCGTGGTGAAGACCCCGAACCTGGACCGCCTGGCAAAGCGTGGCCTAGTCTTTAACCGCGCGTATTGCCAGCAGGCCGTGTGCAATCCCTCCCGCGCTTCGCTCCTCACCGGACGAAGACTGGATAACCTGCGCATCTGGGATCTGCCCACGCATTTCCGGGATATAGCACCGGACGCGGTGACGCTGCCACAACACTTCAAAAACAACGGCTACTTCACCCAAAACATCGGCAAGATGTTTCACAACTGGATTCACGAGATCCCCGGCGATCCACAGTCTTGGAGCGTCCCTGCCGTCATGCACTTCGCTTCTCATGGCACCGACGAAGCCAGGGTGGAAGGAGCGCTGCCACCCAGCATCGCTCAAGATCCAAAATGTGAATGCCGTGATGTACCCGATGAGGCCTACTTTGACGGTCGTGTAGCATCACTGGCAGTGAAGGCCCTGGGCGAACTGAAACAGAAAGAAGAACCGTTCTTCCTGGCCGTCGGTTTCTGGAAACCCCACTCCCCCTTCAATGCTCCCAAAAAGTACTGGGACCTTTATCAGCGTGAGGATGTACCCATGCCAAAGAACCCGGAGTGGCCCGTCGATGCCCCCCGTATCGCCTGGCACAATGGCCGGGAAATCCGTAGCGATAAACAACGCGAACTCACCCCCGAGGCCATCCAGGAAATTCGTCACGGATATCTGGCGAATATCAGCTACATGGATACCCAAATCGGTCGCGTCCTTGACGAGCTAGACCGCCAGCACCTCACCGACAGTACCCTCATCGTCTTCTGGTCTGATCACGGTTACCACCTCGGCGAGCATACCCTCTGGGCCAAGACTTCTAACTTTGAACTCGACACACGAGTCCCCCTCATCATCGCCCAGCCCCACGGTAAAACTGCCGGACAGACAACCCAGTCCCTGGCCGAACTCATGGATCTCTACCCCACTCTTTCCGAGCTTTGTCATCTGCCGCCTCCTGCTTCAGTGGATGGCGTCAGCCTTGCCGCTATCCTCGTGGATTCATCTGCCACGGTCCGCTCCGCCGCCCTCTCGCAGCATCCCCGGCCTGCTTATTACAAAGGCGCGCCAGAAGCCATGGGCTATACCATCCGCAGCACCACTCACCGCTATACCGAATGGCGGGATTGGAAGACCGGCCGCACCATCGCCACCGAGCTGTACGATCATCAGACCGACCCAGATGAAACCCGCAACATCTCCCTGGACCAGGATGAAGAAACCGTCGTCAAACTGCACGCCAGCCTGCTGCAAGACATGAAACCCCTCGTCCAGCCAGGGTGGAAACCCGTCTTGGAATAG